From Pseudomonadota bacterium, a single genomic window includes:
- a CDS encoding P-II family nitrogen regulator — protein MKFKLIMALVEDGRTEAVIHAAREAGATGVTVLNNARGEGLTPQKTFFGLSLETQRDLLLMVVGEQECRAVLDTINTVAEFDTHSGAGIAVQIDVEDTVGVAHQVQALRQSHGDTNGSDAA, from the coding sequence ATGAAATTCAAACTGATCATGGCGTTGGTTGAAGACGGTCGCACGGAGGCGGTTATTCACGCCGCCAGAGAGGCGGGCGCCACGGGCGTGACGGTGCTGAACAACGCACGGGGAGAAGGGCTGACACCTCAGAAGACCTTTTTTGGCCTCTCCCTGGAAACGCAGCGTGACCTGCTGCTGATGGTTGTCGGCGAACAGGAGTGTCGTGCCGTCCTGGACACGATCAACACGGTCGCCGAATTTGACACGCATTCAGGTGCAGGAATCGCCGTGCAGATCGACGTTGAGGACACAGTCGGAGTGGCTCACCAGGTGCAGGCGCTACGCCAGAGCCACGGCGACACCAACGGCAGCGACGCCGCCTGA
- a CDS encoding DUF1538 domain-containing protein, with the protein MTDWLLELLDVSLSTVRDVTPIAAIIFGFQGLVLRRRIPNLKNVLTGFVLVLLGLTLFLVGLERALFPIGRVMATQLSDPEFINTSAGSLIGWQRYYWIYIFAFAIGFATTVAEPALIAVAMKASEVSGGAVKVWGLRAAVALGVAVGIALGAWRIVTGLPLHYFIIAGYIIVIIQTVYAPRMIIALAYDSGGVTTSTVTVPLVTALGLGLAETVPGRSPLLDGFGLIAFASVFPIMTVMGYAQLAQFQEARARRAKERG; encoded by the coding sequence ATGACGGACTGGCTACTGGAGCTGCTGGACGTATCGCTGTCCACCGTCCGCGACGTCACGCCGATTGCCGCGATTATCTTCGGCTTCCAGGGCCTGGTGCTGCGACGCCGGATTCCGAATCTGAAAAATGTGCTAACCGGCTTTGTGCTGGTGCTGCTCGGCCTGACCCTGTTCCTGGTTGGCCTGGAGCGCGCGCTGTTTCCCATCGGCCGGGTGATGGCTACCCAGTTGTCCGACCCGGAGTTCATCAACACCAGCGCCGGTTCCCTGATCGGCTGGCAGCGCTACTACTGGATCTATATCTTCGCCTTTGCGATCGGCTTTGCCACCACGGTCGCCGAACCGGCGCTGATCGCGGTGGCGATGAAAGCCAGCGAGGTTTCCGGCGGAGCGGTCAAGGTTTGGGGGCTGCGGGCCGCCGTGGCGCTCGGCGTTGCGGTGGGTATCGCCCTCGGAGCGTGGCGTATCGTCACCGGGCTGCCGCTGCACTACTTCATTATCGCGGGCTACATTATCGTCATTATTCAGACGGTCTATGCGCCGCGTATGATCATTGCCCTGGCCTATGATTCGGGCGGGGTGACCACCTCCACCGTCACGGTGCCGCTGGTAACAGCCCTTGGGCTGGGTCTTGCGGAAACGGTGCCGGGCCGCAGTCCGCTGCTGGATGGGTTTGGGCTGATCGCCTTCGCCAGCGTGTTCCCCATCATGACGGTGATGGGTTATGCCCAGCTGGCCCAGTTCCAGGAAGCGCGTGCCCGCCGAGCGAAAGAAAGAGGATAG
- a CDS encoding DUF1538 domain-containing protein → MLKSLQQSLRDITPIILVIGFFQLLVLQQPFPNLLETLAGLLLVVLGLSLFVQGLELGLFPIGESMAHSFAKRGSVVWLLIFAFALGFGTTVAEPALIAVAAEAASVAAEASFIEGTEEAMDSYALGLRLTVAIAVGAAILIGVLRILRGWPIQYLIIGGYILVVAMTAVAPKEIVGIAYDSGGVTTSTITVPLVTALGVGLASSIRGRNPMIDGFGLIAFASLTPMVFVMAYGMLV, encoded by the coding sequence ATGCTGAAGTCGCTGCAGCAGAGCCTGCGAGACATCACGCCCATTATTCTGGTGATCGGCTTCTTCCAGCTGCTGGTGCTGCAGCAGCCTTTCCCTAACCTGCTGGAAACCTTAGCCGGGCTGCTGCTTGTGGTGCTGGGCCTGTCGCTGTTTGTTCAGGGACTGGAGCTGGGCCTGTTTCCGATCGGCGAATCGATGGCGCATAGCTTCGCCAAGCGCGGCAGCGTCGTTTGGCTGCTGATCTTCGCGTTTGCTCTCGGCTTTGGCACCACCGTCGCTGAACCTGCGCTGATCGCAGTGGCCGCCGAAGCCGCCAGCGTCGCCGCCGAGGCGAGCTTTATCGAAGGGACCGAAGAGGCCATGGACAGCTACGCCCTGGGCCTGCGCTTGACCGTGGCGATTGCGGTCGGGGCGGCGATCCTGATCGGTGTACTGCGAATCCTGCGCGGCTGGCCCATCCAGTACCTGATCATCGGAGGTTACATCCTGGTCGTGGCGATGACCGCCGTGGCGCCCAAAGAGATTGTCGGTATCGCCTACGATTCCGGTGGCGTCACCACTTCAACGATTACCGTTCCTCTGGTCACCGCTCTGGGCGTCGGGCTGGCCAGCAGTATCCGTGGCCGCAATCCGATGATCGACGGCTTTGGCCTGATCGCGTTTGCCTCGCTGACGCCCATGGTTTTTGTCATGGCCTACGGCATGCTGGTATGA
- a CDS encoding M14 family zinc carboxypeptidase → MNNLYLLLCLALGPTIALSNPLTAPNWTREQAFAVERGFSTKEQLAKLLDLARTNPDELAASLDSLARESSLPAPVRERLMLELAQGLKDVPPLGGDLSGHHPAIAMLLAHEARVLVPHEELPGMGVPLYPVRAAAAGSLHRWRYRSALDAGTTMPAADAWLEAFLTAGSAGRRGLSDALRGRSEEFMRELLALGLPRLVDQPALTLPIGEAALALGDLAALSEALRQGGGAEVTVLARRSAASLPDEERKRLLKLTRSGARPATAAMLEGLLNATAGPGAHQGWPKGSDGQIERWTEADGVLGLGYPVPVPVDTPLPFDGFRTYAGLRQRHEALADGSTRIEGFVLDQTDNGREIWGYRLSDPDPLTRDLLAEPAMLTNGGIHAREWQTPEVVTAVMERLSDNQGDNYFHDYLLENTNIIVLPVMNVDGFLQTQRFPTENWLRTDPFDLPDDPSPAPRDGRMRRKNMPGVDEDLESRDDHLLGVDLNRNSPPFHATNPNRSSSDERSLVHHGAFPHSEPELQALLSAVELGPAEQLRAYTDVHSFSQVFYFNRSDNVRLTNNTVSVLDVMSNHNAALPGGSLYLFDRSPLSNINSGFGLSNEYFTQELGIVAWGVEVEPTAGQSAFPGNPPGCGADYGGLGRNCHDGFILPESEIRRVRSELSQSFLAAYFHQAGPPSVAAVRVVDRATDALVFQAEWDPVDATSRDLYVEQLAPLVLDREYTLWIAHDRPMRWRDAGQTVVFPGQPASTLATEQRFAAVADPIAASVGNPRWASQPGDAPEGYFRYQEDALVVDLVFPGSAANLAAIEDTRQVTLSHRTLGLTGHGLDANPGTPIGWADGGWSFLEDENGRAGDSGGADSTVSFEVSRNEVAEPFLIQPGTTAAWFDEDNTGEGFVLEILADRRAVMYWFTYDVDGNQAWYVASGEVRGNRLVFPELVVTRGGRFGPDFDPAEVEREVVGSASFVYNSCDSGTMVYELPGKKGRLSLERLSRVEGLGCGSTPAPAGVALSTGSWFNPDQSGHGFVVEVLEGQQALVYWFTYDLEGRQAWFFGAGEVVDGTLSIADTFATRGPRFGPDFDPDDLVLEPWGELLLNLGCSEGQVQYNGEPFGFPAATLALSRLTVPVGLECG, encoded by the coding sequence ATGAACAACTTATACCTGCTGCTGTGCCTTGCCCTGGGTCCGACGATTGCCCTCAGCAATCCACTCACCGCGCCGAACTGGACGCGGGAACAGGCGTTCGCCGTTGAGCGCGGCTTCTCGACGAAAGAACAACTCGCAAAGCTGCTGGACCTTGCGCGCACCAATCCCGATGAGCTGGCAGCCTCCCTCGACTCGCTCGCCCGCGAGTCTTCGCTGCCTGCGCCGGTACGTGAGCGGCTGATGCTCGAGCTGGCGCAGGGCCTGAAAGACGTGCCGCCGCTGGGCGGCGACCTCAGCGGTCACCATCCGGCTATCGCGATGCTGCTGGCGCATGAGGCTCGGGTGCTCGTGCCGCACGAAGAACTCCCGGGCATGGGCGTCCCGCTTTACCCGGTCCGCGCGGCCGCGGCGGGTTCGTTACATCGGTGGCGCTATCGTTCGGCACTCGACGCCGGAACCACAATGCCAGCAGCGGATGCGTGGCTGGAAGCGTTTCTCACGGCCGGGTCAGCCGGTCGACGCGGCCTGAGCGACGCGCTGCGCGGTCGTTCTGAGGAGTTTATGCGCGAACTGCTGGCGCTAGGGCTGCCTCGGCTCGTGGATCAACCCGCTCTGACGCTGCCGATCGGCGAAGCGGCGCTGGCGCTAGGGGATCTGGCGGCGCTGTCCGAGGCCCTCAGGCAGGGTGGGGGTGCGGAGGTGACCGTCCTGGCCCGCCGATCCGCCGCGAGCCTGCCGGACGAAGAGCGCAAGCGGCTGCTGAAGCTGACGCGCTCCGGTGCCCGCCCGGCGACCGCAGCGATGCTCGAGGGGCTCCTGAATGCGACTGCCGGTCCTGGTGCGCACCAGGGTTGGCCCAAAGGAAGTGATGGGCAAATCGAACGGTGGACCGAAGCGGACGGCGTGCTTGGACTCGGCTACCCGGTGCCGGTGCCGGTGGACACGCCGCTGCCTTTCGACGGCTTTCGGACCTATGCCGGGCTGCGGCAGCGTCACGAGGCGCTGGCGGACGGCAGTACTCGGATCGAAGGATTTGTGCTGGACCAGACCGACAACGGTCGGGAGATCTGGGGCTATCGTCTGAGTGATCCAGACCCGCTGACGCGAGACCTGCTGGCGGAACCCGCCATGCTGACGAACGGCGGGATCCACGCCAGAGAGTGGCAGACCCCAGAGGTGGTGACCGCCGTGATGGAGCGGCTGTCTGACAATCAGGGCGACAACTACTTCCACGACTATCTCCTGGAAAATACCAACATCATCGTGCTGCCGGTGATGAACGTGGACGGATTTCTGCAAACTCAGCGTTTCCCGACAGAAAACTGGCTGCGTACCGATCCCTTTGACCTGCCTGACGACCCGTCACCGGCGCCTCGGGATGGGCGGATGCGACGCAAGAACATGCCTGGGGTCGACGAGGATCTCGAGAGCCGCGACGATCACCTGCTGGGGGTTGATCTGAATCGCAACAGCCCGCCTTTCCACGCAACCAATCCGAACCGTTCGTCGTCAGACGAACGCTCGCTGGTGCACCATGGGGCATTCCCACATTCTGAGCCTGAGCTACAGGCGCTGCTGAGCGCCGTCGAACTGGGGCCTGCCGAGCAGCTTCGGGCCTATACGGATGTGCATTCGTTCTCGCAGGTGTTTTATTTCAATCGCAGCGACAACGTACGCCTCACAAACAACACGGTGAGCGTGCTTGACGTGATGTCCAATCACAACGCGGCGTTGCCCGGCGGATCCCTATACCTTTTCGATCGAAGCCCGCTCAGCAACATCAACTCCGGTTTCGGGCTCAGCAACGAGTATTTCACCCAGGAGCTTGGCATCGTCGCCTGGGGTGTTGAGGTTGAGCCGACCGCCGGTCAGTCGGCATTTCCTGGCAATCCACCGGGCTGTGGCGCCGACTACGGAGGCCTGGGCCGCAACTGCCATGACGGATTCATCCTGCCCGAGTCCGAGATCCGCCGGGTGCGCAGCGAGCTGTCACAGAGTTTCCTGGCCGCCTATTTTCACCAGGCCGGCCCGCCGTCCGTGGCGGCGGTGCGCGTTGTCGATCGCGCCACTGATGCACTGGTGTTCCAGGCTGAATGGGATCCGGTGGATGCCACCTCCCGAGACCTCTACGTGGAACAGCTGGCGCCGCTGGTGCTCGATCGGGAATACACGCTGTGGATTGCACACGACCGCCCGATGCGCTGGCGAGACGCGGGGCAGACAGTGGTCTTCCCGGGCCAGCCGGCCAGCACGCTCGCTACGGAGCAGCGTTTTGCCGCGGTGGCGGACCCGATTGCCGCCAGTGTCGGCAATCCGCGCTGGGCGAGCCAGCCGGGCGACGCGCCCGAGGGCTACTTCCGCTATCAGGAAGACGCGCTGGTGGTCGATCTGGTGTTTCCCGGCAGCGCCGCAAACCTCGCTGCCATCGAGGACACTCGACAGGTGACTTTGAGCCACCGCACGCTGGGACTGACCGGCCACGGCCTCGATGCCAACCCCGGCACACCGATCGGCTGGGCTGACGGCGGCTGGTCTTTTCTCGAAGACGAGAACGGCCGCGCGGGTGACAGCGGCGGGGCTGACAGTACGGTTTCGTTTGAGGTCAGCCGCAACGAGGTCGCTGAACCGTTTTTGATCCAACCCGGTACCACCGCGGCTTGGTTTGATGAGGACAACACCGGGGAAGGTTTTGTGCTGGAAATCCTGGCTGACCGCCGGGCGGTGATGTACTGGTTTACCTATGACGTAGACGGCAACCAGGCCTGGTATGTGGCCAGCGGGGAAGTGCGGGGCAATCGGCTGGTGTTCCCTGAGCTGGTGGTGACCCGCGGAGGCCGGTTTGGGCCGGATTTTGATCCCGCTGAGGTTGAGCGGGAGGTTGTGGGCAGCGCCAGTTTTGTTTACAACAGCTGCGATAGCGGGACGATGGTATATGAGCTGCCCGGTAAAAAGGGGCGCCTTTCGCTCGAACGGCTGTCGCGGGTTGAGGGTCTCGGCTGCGGTTCGACGCCCGCCCCGGCCGGTGTCGCTCTTTCGACCGGTTCCTGGTTCAACCCGGACCAGTCCGGCCACGGATTTGTGGTGGAGGTGCTGGAGGGACAGCAGGCGCTGGTCTACTGGTTCACCTACGACCTGGAGGGCCGGCAGGCCTGGTTCTTCGGCGCCGGAGAGGTGGTGGACGGCACGCTGTCCATCGCGGATACCTTTGCGACCCGCGGACCCCGTTTTGGCCCCGACTTTGATCCCGATGATCTGGTCCTGGAGCCCTGGGGTGAACTGCTGCTGAATCTGGGGTGCAGCGAGGGGCAGGTGCAATATAACGGCGAGCCTTTCGGTTTTCCCGCCGCTACGCTGGCGCTGTCCCGTCTGACCGTGCCGGTTGGGCTTGAATGCGGATGA
- a CDS encoding ATP-binding cassette domain-containing protein has protein sequence MPDTALVLSELTLGIGNLTIELSCQLEEGVIGLAGPSGSGKSTILRLVAGLEPGATGRLAFGGELWQDSSNGTLLPPEARHIGYVPQESLLFPGRSVARQLTAGRRLLQASDRERLIRMLELEDLVGRDSDALSGGERQRVALARALCADPRLLLLDEPLSAVDPTRRLRIWRGLGRWLRERGLLTLWVSHDSTELQACCQRVLMLDQGRLTADGKPAEVLAEAALEAGDGIRNDLPGYDNVFPCRVAGDEDAEMLLSLGAAGPTLRVPGRAGAPAGQALLTIPARSVTLTTLAPGLTSARNTLPATVADVVEAGELAMVEASVDGLEAAIRVEITRRSLDELALKRGDTVFLLIKSTACRVLLASKASNPTPT, from the coding sequence ATGCCTGATACAGCGCTGGTCTTGAGTGAGCTGACGCTGGGCATCGGGAACTTGACCATCGAGCTGTCCTGCCAACTCGAGGAGGGGGTTATCGGGCTTGCCGGCCCGTCGGGTTCGGGGAAAAGCACGATTCTGCGCCTGGTAGCCGGTCTGGAGCCGGGCGCAACGGGACGCTTAGCGTTCGGTGGTGAGCTCTGGCAGGACAGCAGCAACGGCACGTTGTTGCCGCCGGAGGCGCGGCACATCGGCTACGTACCCCAAGAGAGTCTCCTGTTTCCAGGCCGATCGGTGGCTCGCCAGCTCACGGCGGGTCGGCGACTGCTGCAAGCCAGCGATCGCGAACGATTGATTCGGATGCTGGAGCTCGAGGACCTGGTGGGGCGGGACAGCGACGCCCTTTCCGGTGGCGAGCGCCAGCGAGTGGCGCTTGCGCGAGCGCTTTGTGCTGACCCCCGGCTGCTGCTGCTGGACGAACCGCTCAGCGCTGTTGACCCGACGCGACGGCTGCGCATCTGGCGCGGTCTCGGGCGCTGGCTGCGCGAACGCGGACTGCTAACGCTGTGGGTGTCCCACGATTCGACCGAGCTTCAGGCGTGCTGCCAGCGGGTGCTGATGCTCGACCAGGGACGGCTGACGGCTGACGGCAAACCGGCCGAGGTCTTGGCTGAAGCGGCGCTCGAGGCCGGCGACGGGATTCGGAACGATTTGCCGGGTTACGACAACGTCTTTCCTTGCCGGGTCGCCGGCGACGAAGACGCGGAGATGCTGCTGTCGCTGGGTGCCGCTGGCCCCACGCTGCGGGTACCAGGTCGAGCCGGTGCGCCGGCCGGTCAGGCTCTGCTAACCATTCCGGCTCGAAGCGTCACGCTGACCACGCTCGCCCCGGGTCTGACCTCCGCTCGGAACACCCTGCCGGCTACCGTCGCGGACGTGGTCGAAGCTGGCGAGCTGGCGATGGTGGAGGCCAGCGTAGACGGCCTTGAAGCCGCGATCCGCGTGGAGATCACCCGCCGGTCGCTCGATGAACTCGCGCTCAAGCGCGGCGACACCGTATTTCTCCTGATTAAATCGACCGCCTGTCGGGTGCTGCTGGCCTCCAAGGCGTCGAACCCTACTCCCACATAA
- a CDS encoding TIGR03032 family protein, whose product MTQSYSSQSTDSFAQLLHQAGCSLLVSTYQAGQLVLVRPQAQDGSGGVNTHFVSFAKPMGLALKPGQLAVGGASSITVFRNLPAVAQKLQPNGSEDACYLPRANNITGDIDIHEMAYDGEGELWFVNTRMSCLAVAETAYSFTPRWRPPFISAYELSDRCHLNGLGMREGKPRYVSMLGASDKPGGWRAKKVSGGQIMDIVSNEVLAAGLCMPHSPRWYHNKLWFLSSGAGQLMCADPGRPAEVVAELPGFARGLAFIDRYALIGLSQVRESAVFAGLPLTRRVAERKSGVWVLDISSGQTVAFLQFTGNVQEVFEVKVLPHRWPVLLDADSPVLATSYELPDEVLKDLAPPDPVAQALEQATRQHLDGDLDRAIEAYRQLLADYPEHPRTQHQLGLCLVDAERWHDAVAVLEQVVESQPDNAEAMNSLGLAYTRLGDFDRGMHWLEAAVATDSQFALAHFNRGIVLLKQGDYARGWEAYDWRWQTPQFVPFQCQQPCWQGEDISGQRLLVHSEQGNGDHVQFVRFLPLAAKRCRELIYVGPENLAPLVAEIEGVSESRVPGQIPADRFDVYCPLMSLPRWLGITLDNLPAPRRYLTVPAQTTVSRLEGAFRVGFCWSGSPTHKENHHRSMALDQLGPLLDLADIRFYSLQMPVSSDEVSWLSARQVINLEPELPGYARTAALIEQLDLVITVDTAVGHVAGALGIPTLIMLNSDPDWRWQREGESSPWYPSVRLVRQATPGDWTTVVDQVIALVAEARDEQRP is encoded by the coding sequence ATGACACAGTCGTATTCCAGCCAGTCCACCGACTCTTTTGCTCAGCTGCTGCACCAGGCCGGCTGCTCGCTGCTGGTGTCGACCTATCAGGCCGGACAGCTCGTCCTGGTTCGCCCGCAGGCCCAGGATGGCAGCGGGGGCGTCAACACCCACTTTGTCAGCTTTGCCAAACCCATGGGGCTGGCGCTGAAGCCCGGGCAGCTGGCCGTCGGCGGCGCGAGCTCGATTACGGTCTTTCGAAATTTGCCGGCGGTGGCGCAAAAGCTCCAGCCCAATGGCAGCGAGGATGCCTGTTACCTGCCGCGCGCCAATAACATCACCGGCGATATCGACATCCACGAAATGGCCTACGACGGGGAGGGCGAGCTGTGGTTCGTCAACACGCGGATGTCGTGTCTGGCCGTGGCGGAAACCGCCTATTCCTTTACGCCACGCTGGCGGCCGCCGTTTATCAGCGCCTATGAGCTTAGCGACCGTTGCCATCTGAATGGTCTGGGCATGCGCGAAGGGAAACCCCGCTATGTGAGTATGCTGGGCGCCTCCGACAAGCCCGGCGGCTGGCGCGCAAAAAAGGTGTCCGGCGGACAGATCATGGATATCGTCAGCAACGAGGTGCTGGCTGCCGGGCTCTGTATGCCTCATTCGCCACGGTGGTACCACAATAAGCTGTGGTTTCTGTCGTCCGGGGCGGGTCAGCTGATGTGCGCCGACCCGGGTCGGCCGGCGGAAGTGGTGGCCGAGCTGCCGGGCTTCGCCCGAGGCCTGGCTTTTATCGATCGCTACGCGCTGATCGGCTTGTCTCAGGTCCGCGAGAGCGCCGTTTTTGCGGGGCTGCCGTTGACGCGGCGCGTGGCGGAACGCAAAAGCGGCGTCTGGGTCTTGGACATCAGCAGCGGCCAGACCGTGGCGTTTCTGCAGTTCACCGGCAACGTTCAGGAAGTGTTTGAGGTGAAGGTGCTCCCGCATCGCTGGCCGGTGCTGCTCGATGCCGACAGTCCGGTGTTGGCGACCTCCTATGAATTGCCGGACGAGGTGCTGAAGGACTTAGCGCCGCCGGACCCGGTAGCGCAGGCGCTCGAGCAGGCCACGCGGCAGCACCTGGACGGTGACCTCGACCGGGCGATTGAGGCCTATCGGCAGCTGCTGGCCGACTACCCTGAGCATCCTCGAACCCAGCATCAGCTTGGTCTATGTCTGGTGGACGCTGAGCGCTGGCACGACGCGGTAGCGGTGCTCGAGCAGGTTGTCGAGAGTCAGCCCGACAACGCGGAGGCTATGAACAGCCTGGGTTTGGCGTACACACGCCTCGGCGATTTCGACCGGGGGATGCATTGGCTCGAAGCGGCGGTCGCCACCGATAGTCAGTTTGCGTTGGCGCACTTCAATCGAGGGATCGTGCTGCTGAAGCAGGGCGACTACGCGCGCGGCTGGGAGGCTTATGACTGGCGTTGGCAGACGCCACAGTTTGTGCCCTTTCAGTGTCAGCAGCCCTGCTGGCAGGGTGAAGACATCAGCGGCCAGCGCCTTCTGGTGCACAGCGAGCAGGGCAATGGAGACCACGTTCAGTTCGTGCGTTTTCTGCCGCTGGCGGCGAAGCGATGCCGGGAACTGATCTATGTGGGGCCGGAAAACCTGGCGCCGCTGGTGGCGGAAATTGAGGGGGTGTCCGAGAGCCGCGTCCCTGGCCAGATACCGGCCGACCGCTTTGACGTCTATTGCCCGCTCATGAGTCTGCCGCGCTGGCTTGGCATCACGCTGGATAACCTGCCGGCACCGCGGCGCTATCTGACGGTCCCCGCCCAGACGACCGTGAGTCGCCTCGAGGGTGCTTTCCGAGTTGGCTTTTGCTGGTCCGGCTCGCCGACTCACAAAGAAAACCATCACCGCTCGATGGCGCTGGATCAGCTTGGGCCGCTGCTGGACCTGGCGGATATCCGTTTCTACTCGCTGCAGATGCCGGTCAGCAGCGACGAGGTTAGCTGGCTCAGCGCACGCCAGGTGATCAATCTCGAACCGGAGCTGCCCGGTTATGCCCGCACGGCGGCGCTGATCGAGCAGCTGGATCTGGTGATCACGGTGGACACCGCCGTCGGTCATGTCGCTGGCGCGTTGGGCATACCCACCCTCATCATGCTCAACTCAGATCCCGACTGGCGGTGGCAGCGCGAAGGGGAATCCTCGCCGTGGTATCCGAGCGTTCGGCTGGTTCGTCAGGCAACGCCAGGAGACTGGACAACGGTAGTGGATCAAGTGATAGCGCTCGTCGCCGAGGCGCGGGATGAGCAGCGGCCTTGA
- a CDS encoding ABC transporter permease subunit, with amino-acid sequence MSATVLSALWLTLKIATLATVLAFAVALPLARWLANRDGIGARLIYILLSLPMVLPPTAVGFVLLQLLAVDGPTGTTVLGLPASWLLTWQAAVIAAGVMAFPIVLRTAKAALEQVDPRLQEVSRTLGHSALQTFVGTVLPLASRGLSAAAIMGFTRAASEFGATVTVAGNIPFQTQTLASAIYAAQQVGKDTDAAILIGVALALGFAALATAEWLISRTQKRRHA; translated from the coding sequence ATGAGTGCCACGGTGCTGAGCGCGCTATGGCTGACGCTCAAGATTGCGACTCTGGCAACCGTCCTGGCGTTCGCGGTTGCGCTGCCGCTGGCTCGCTGGCTAGCGAACCGAGACGGTATCGGCGCTCGCCTCATCTACATTCTGCTTAGTCTACCGATGGTGCTGCCGCCGACGGCTGTGGGTTTTGTGCTGCTGCAACTGCTCGCAGTCGATGGCCCGACGGGCACCACCGTGCTGGGTCTTCCGGCGAGCTGGCTGCTGACCTGGCAGGCGGCGGTGATCGCTGCTGGCGTGATGGCCTTTCCCATCGTGCTGCGAACCGCCAAAGCCGCTTTGGAGCAGGTTGATCCGCGCCTGCAGGAGGTGTCCCGCACGCTCGGACACAGCGCGCTTCAAACCTTCGTTGGCACCGTGCTGCCGCTGGCAAGTCGGGGCTTAAGCGCGGCAGCCATCATGGGATTTACGCGGGCGGCCAGCGAGTTTGGTGCTACGGTGACCGTCGCCGGCAACATCCCTTTTCAAACGCAGACGCTCGCCAGCGCGATCTATGCCGCCCAGCAGGTGGGCAAAGACACTGACGCGGCGATCCTGATCGGCGTGGCGCTCGCGCTCGGTTTTGCTGCGCTGGCGACCGCAGAATGGCTGATCAGCCGCACCCAGAAGCGGCGGCACGCTTGA
- the modA gene encoding molybdate ABC transporter substrate-binding protein, which produces MRPPSYRFLPALLLALALCACGPTATERPLQLFAAASLGEMAAELATAYRREHPETELRLNLAGSNVLARQIGKGATADVFISANKDWVDRLDREGLLVTSRRSELLANRLVIVANRNSDWSLARIDQLPELAFRYLALADPQGVPAGIYARQFLDSIMLDTGTLWQALTDRLAPAADVRRALAMASADPSVLAVVYGTDAAAAPDLRVLFAVPEDAVVIRYEAALIQQSRPHPAAEDFFAYLSTPDAKAIYRRFGFLEAMP; this is translated from the coding sequence ATGAGGCCGCCATCTTACCGCTTCCTGCCGGCGTTGCTCCTCGCGCTGGCGCTCTGCGCCTGCGGCCCAACGGCGACGGAGCGACCGCTGCAGCTCTTTGCCGCCGCCAGCCTGGGTGAGATGGCCGCAGAGCTTGCCACCGCCTACCGCCGAGAACACCCCGAAACCGAGCTCCGCCTCAACCTCGCCGGTTCCAACGTGCTGGCCAGGCAGATCGGCAAAGGTGCCACAGCGGACGTGTTCATCAGCGCCAACAAAGACTGGGTTGACCGGCTGGACCGGGAGGGCCTGCTGGTCACGAGTCGACGGTCAGAACTGCTGGCCAACCGGCTGGTGATTGTTGCCAACCGGAATTCGGACTGGTCGCTGGCACGTATCGATCAGCTTCCCGAGCTGGCCTTTCGCTATCTGGCTTTAGCCGACCCGCAGGGCGTGCCGGCGGGGATCTATGCGCGACAGTTCCTGGACTCGATCATGCTAGACACCGGGACGTTGTGGCAGGCACTGACCGATCGCCTTGCGCCGGCGGCGGACGTCCGGCGTGCTCTAGCGATGGCGAGCGCTGATCCGTCTGTCTTGGCGGTTGTGTACGGCACCGACGCGGCAGCCGCACCGGACCTAAGGGTTCTCTTCGCCGTACCCGAAGATGCGGTGGTCATCCGCTACGAGGCGGCGCTCATCCAACAAAGCCGGCCACACCCAGCGGCTGAAGATTTTTTTGCGTACCTTTCCACCCCCGACGCCAAAGCGATTTATCGCCGCTTCGGTTTTCTAGAAGCGATGCCCTGA